Proteins from a single region of Undibacterium sp. KW1:
- a CDS encoding 3-hydroxyacyl-CoA dehydrogenase, whose amino-acid sequence MKTSIADVGAVGIVGAGAMGRGIAQIAAQAGFTVLLFDVQADAASKASQLIAEQWQKMLSKEKLSAEQYQRAVENLQVVNSMQELAKCNLVVEAIVEKLDVKRALFQQLDAIVSDTCILATNTSSLSVTAIAAGTKIPERVAGLHFFNPVPLMKVVEVIDGLLTDAAVAEQLMAFSTQTGHLPVRAKDTPGFIVNHAGRGYGTEALRILQENVASFRQIDQIMREAAGFKLGPFELLDLTGLDVSHPVMEAIYHQYYEEPRYRPSVITAQRVYAGVLGRKTGRGFYTYTGNQNVPAVPEQLPAWAGPVWLSQENADAVPALLALFERCGVIVENGALPSAEAICIVSPYGEDVSTCVARMGLDARRTLGIDALTACQGHLSLMMNPATDANLAAQCQSLLQKSGQGVSLIQDSAGFVVQRILATIINIASDIAQQGICSPQDLDKAVVLGLAYPAGPLAWGDKLGSSRILLVLRNLYVSTGDPRYRPSPWLVRRAQLGLSLLHLPQ is encoded by the coding sequence ATGAAGACCAGTATTGCAGATGTTGGCGCTGTTGGCATCGTCGGTGCCGGTGCCATGGGGCGTGGCATCGCCCAGATTGCGGCACAGGCAGGTTTTACTGTGCTCTTGTTTGATGTGCAGGCAGATGCCGCCAGCAAAGCCAGTCAGTTGATTGCTGAACAATGGCAAAAAATGCTGAGCAAGGAAAAACTCAGCGCAGAACAATATCAGCGTGCTGTAGAAAACCTGCAAGTCGTCAATAGCATGCAGGAACTGGCCAAATGCAATCTGGTCGTAGAGGCTATTGTTGAAAAGCTGGACGTCAAGCGTGCTTTGTTCCAGCAATTGGATGCCATCGTCAGCGACACTTGTATACTGGCGACCAATACTTCGTCTTTGTCAGTGACCGCTATTGCGGCGGGCACAAAAATACCTGAGCGTGTCGCAGGCCTGCATTTCTTCAATCCTGTGCCCTTGATGAAGGTGGTTGAGGTCATCGATGGTTTGCTGACCGATGCTGCGGTCGCAGAGCAGCTAATGGCGTTCTCCACACAAACCGGGCATTTGCCAGTGCGTGCCAAGGATACACCAGGCTTTATCGTCAACCACGCAGGCCGTGGTTATGGCACGGAAGCCCTGCGGATATTGCAAGAGAATGTCGCCAGCTTTCGCCAGATCGACCAGATCATGCGTGAGGCGGCGGGCTTCAAGCTGGGCCCGTTTGAATTGCTGGACCTGACCGGGCTGGATGTGTCGCACCCGGTCATGGAAGCGATTTATCATCAGTATTATGAAGAGCCACGCTATCGCCCCAGTGTCATTACTGCGCAGCGGGTATATGCAGGTGTGCTGGGTCGCAAGACCGGGCGCGGTTTTTATACTTATACTGGCAACCAGAACGTACCAGCGGTCCCTGAACAATTGCCAGCCTGGGCAGGACCAGTATGGCTCAGCCAGGAAAACGCGGACGCGGTGCCAGCGCTGCTTGCCTTGTTTGAGCGTTGCGGCGTCATCGTCGAAAATGGAGCTCTGCCATCTGCGGAAGCAATATGCATAGTCAGCCCTTATGGCGAAGATGTCAGTACCTGTGTAGCAAGAATGGGCCTGGATGCCCGTCGCACCCTTGGCATAGACGCACTGACTGCTTGCCAGGGGCATCTGAGCCTGATGATGAATCCCGCTACAGATGCAAATCTGGCAGCACAATGCCAGTCCCTGCTGCAAAAAAGCGGGCAGGGCGTCAGCCTGATACAGGATAGTGCCGGTTTCGTGGTTCAGCGTATTCTGGCGACCATCATCAATATCGCCAGCGACATAGCTCAGCAGGGTATTTGCAGCCCGCAAGACCTGGACAAGGCAGTGGTATTAGGCCTCGCTTATCCGGCAGGCCCACTGGCTTGGGGCGACAAACTCGGCAGTTCGCGTATACTATTGGTTTTGCGGAACTTGTATGTCAGCACTGGCGACCCGCGCTATCGCCCCAGTCCCTGGCTGGTACGCAGGGCGCAGCTGGGTTTGTCCTTGCTGCATTTGCCACAATAG
- a CDS encoding acyl-CoA dehydrogenase codes for MAKAVFSWEDPLLLSSQLSDEERMVQDAARVYCEEKLTPRVLEAFRHEKTDPAIFREMGELGLLGSMIPTQYGGAGLNYVCYGLVAREVERVDSGYRSMMSVQSSLVMVPINEFGSEAQKQKYLPKLATGEWIGCFGLTEPNHGSDPGSMVTRAKTVPGGYSLSGAKMWITNSPIADVFVVWAKTDDGRIRGFILEKGWKGLTAPAIHGKVGLRASITGEIVMDEVFVPEENLMPNVEGLKGPFTCLNSARYGIAWGALGAAEFCWHTARQYTMDRLQFGRPLAANQLVQKKLADMQTEITLALQGCLRLGRMKDEGTAAVEITSIMKRNSCGKSLDIARTARDMLGGNGISDEFGIARHLVNLEVVNTYEGTHDIHALILGRAQTGIAAF; via the coding sequence ATGGCCAAGGCTGTATTTAGTTGGGAAGATCCCTTGTTATTGTCCTCGCAACTCAGCGATGAAGAGCGCATGGTGCAGGATGCAGCGCGTGTTTATTGCGAAGAAAAACTGACGCCGCGCGTACTGGAAGCTTTCCGTCATGAAAAAACAGATCCAGCCATTTTCCGTGAGATGGGTGAGCTTGGTTTGCTGGGTTCCATGATCCCTACGCAATACGGCGGTGCTGGTTTGAACTATGTCTGCTATGGCCTGGTGGCGCGTGAAGTGGAGCGTGTTGATTCTGGTTACCGTTCCATGATGAGCGTACAAAGCTCGCTGGTCATGGTGCCTATCAATGAATTTGGTAGCGAAGCACAAAAACAAAAATACCTGCCCAAGCTGGCAACGGGTGAATGGATAGGCTGCTTTGGCCTGACCGAGCCTAATCACGGCTCTGACCCAGGCAGCATGGTGACTCGTGCCAAGACTGTGCCGGGTGGTTATTCCCTCAGTGGTGCGAAGATGTGGATCACCAATAGCCCTATCGCTGATGTCTTTGTGGTTTGGGCAAAAACGGATGATGGCCGTATCCGTGGCTTTATCCTGGAAAAAGGCTGGAAAGGCCTGACAGCGCCAGCCATTCATGGCAAGGTCGGCTTGCGTGCTTCCATCACTGGCGAAATCGTCATGGATGAAGTATTTGTGCCAGAAGAAAACCTGATGCCGAATGTAGAAGGCCTCAAAGGCCCGTTCACTTGCCTGAATTCAGCCCGTTATGGTATCGCCTGGGGTGCTTTGGGTGCGGCAGAATTCTGCTGGCATACAGCACGCCAATACACCATGGACCGCCTGCAATTTGGCCGCCCACTGGCAGCAAATCAGCTGGTACAGAAAAAACTGGCAGACATGCAAACAGAAATCACACTCGCACTGCAAGGTTGTTTGCGTCTGGGTCGTATGAAGGATGAAGGTACGGCAGCCGTTGAAATCACGTCCATCATGAAGCGTAATTCTTGCGGCAAGTCCCTGGATATCGCCCGCACTGCGCGCGATATGCTGGGTGGTAATGGTATTTCCGATGAGTTTGGTATTGCCCGTCATCTGGTGAACCTGGAAGTCGTCAACACCTATGAAGGTACGCACGATATCCACGCACTGATATTGGGCCGTGCGCAGACTGGAATCGCTGCTTTCTAA
- a CDS encoding potassium channel family protein, translating to MKFPVTQRFWTWFTRPLLLMGLLLTIPAFYLLLGGTTDITELAGRSLYAASALLMLVDTGLQWQKNRSQKRRSGKLALDGVIIAGCLLSIVFTGEAWGTLEWLLRLALVAVILLRLATLVLQHMKPSHLVQMIVLALLMLSSAGAGFYWLEPNVHSYANGVWLAFTTIATVGYGDIVPSTPASKIFAVFIVLLGYAMFSIVTANIAALFVEEEEANLEKQLHADIRHLSREVAALREELRSRDRLFLEKEKARELKQAAQTE from the coding sequence ATGAAATTTCCAGTGACTCAACGCTTCTGGACCTGGTTTACCCGTCCTTTGTTATTGATGGGGTTGCTGTTGACCATCCCGGCATTTTATCTGTTGCTGGGTGGTACTACTGACATCACCGAGCTGGCCGGGCGCAGCCTGTATGCGGCCTCAGCTTTGTTGATGCTGGTCGATACTGGTCTGCAATGGCAAAAGAACAGGAGTCAAAAAAGACGTAGTGGCAAGCTGGCACTGGATGGCGTGATTATCGCAGGTTGCCTGCTGAGCATCGTCTTTACCGGCGAGGCTTGGGGTACGCTGGAATGGCTGCTGCGCCTGGCGCTGGTAGCCGTCATTCTGCTGCGTCTTGCCACCCTGGTTTTGCAGCATATGAAACCCAGTCATCTGGTGCAAATGATAGTGCTGGCCTTGTTGATGCTAAGTTCCGCAGGTGCCGGGTTTTACTGGCTGGAACCCAATGTGCATAGCTATGCAAATGGTGTCTGGCTGGCTTTTACGACGATAGCTACCGTGGGTTATGGAGATATTGTTCCATCTACACCCGCGTCCAAGATATTTGCCGTCTTCATCGTTTTGCTTGGTTATGCCATGTTTTCCATCGTAACGGCCAATATCGCCGCCTTGTTTGTGGAGGAAGAAGAAGCGAATCTGGAAAAGCAACTGCATGCTGATATACGCCACTTGAGCAGGGAAGTGGCTGCACTCAGGGAAGAGTTGCGCAGCCGGGATCGTCTTTTCCTGGAGAAGGAAAAGGCTAGGGAATTGAAACAGGCTGCGCAAACTGAGTAA
- a CDS encoding isovaleryl-CoA dehydrogenase, with translation MQWQTHEISNQVADLQDYNIFTSDAVLMTSLAQYQADWYQNTLAESGQELGSSAVLEAAALANTHLPELHTHDRQGKRIDRVDFHPSWHQLLVILRKQGLHASPWSQPRMGAHVARAAGYFMQSQVESGSLCPSTMTFASIPVLQNEAVLFAELKDKLYSLEHDPRDLPIAQKKSILIGMGMTEKQGGSDVRTNSTTAVALGAEGRGQAYALTGHKWFFSAPMCDAHLVLAKTENGLSCFFVPRWHPDGSKNSILVQRLKDKLGNKSNSSSEVEFQDAFGVMVGNEGRGIPTIIEMANLTRLDCVIGSAGLMRQALVQAIHHARHRTAFGKKLADQPLMRNVLADLALESEAATRLMLHLAAALDAPDDALQRAWKRIMTPAAKFWICKRALEFTGECMEVWGGNGYVETGPMARLYREAPVNSIWEGSGNVMCLDVLRALERDPEGLQLLLQLWSNSTSERVRQMVVELQTDLALVEFREMNARRITQKLVLTAQAFLMAEYAEEDIALAFIQSRADAECGRVYGSLHGQVKSALLDRIIARSFTYQKIN, from the coding sequence ATGCAGTGGCAAACCCATGAAATAAGCAATCAGGTCGCAGACCTGCAAGATTACAATATTTTCACTAGTGATGCCGTTCTAATGACCAGCCTGGCGCAGTATCAGGCTGACTGGTATCAAAACACGCTGGCAGAATCCGGGCAGGAACTGGGCAGCAGCGCTGTGCTGGAAGCTGCTGCGCTGGCCAATACGCATTTGCCCGAGCTGCATACCCATGACAGACAGGGCAAGCGCATAGACAGGGTAGATTTTCACCCAAGCTGGCATCAGTTATTGGTAATATTGCGCAAGCAAGGTCTGCATGCCAGCCCCTGGAGTCAGCCGCGCATGGGTGCACATGTTGCGCGCGCTGCCGGCTATTTCATGCAGTCACAAGTAGAGTCTGGCTCCTTATGCCCCAGCACCATGACTTTTGCCTCCATCCCCGTGCTGCAAAACGAAGCTGTGCTGTTCGCTGAACTCAAAGACAAACTGTACTCGCTGGAACATGACCCGCGTGACTTGCCTATAGCCCAGAAAAAATCCATCCTGATCGGCATGGGCATGACAGAAAAACAGGGCGGCTCGGATGTACGCACCAATAGCACCACTGCTGTGGCGCTGGGTGCTGAAGGACGAGGCCAGGCCTATGCATTGACAGGTCACAAATGGTTTTTTTCTGCGCCCATGTGCGATGCCCACCTGGTGCTGGCCAAAACTGAGAATGGCTTGTCCTGCTTTTTCGTGCCGCGCTGGCATCCTGATGGCAGCAAGAATTCTATCCTGGTACAAAGGCTGAAAGACAAGCTGGGCAACAAATCCAACTCCAGCAGCGAAGTCGAATTCCAGGATGCCTTTGGTGTCATGGTAGGCAATGAAGGCAGAGGTATACCAACCATCATAGAAATGGCCAACCTGACCCGGCTTGATTGCGTCATCGGCAGCGCAGGCCTGATGCGGCAGGCACTGGTGCAGGCCATTCATCATGCACGCCATCGCACGGCTTTTGGCAAGAAGCTGGCAGATCAGCCTTTGATGCGTAATGTACTGGCTGACCTGGCGCTGGAAAGTGAAGCAGCAACCCGCCTCATGCTGCACCTGGCTGCTGCCCTGGATGCACCAGATGACGCCTTGCAACGCGCCTGGAAACGCATCATGACGCCTGCCGCGAAATTCTGGATTTGCAAGCGTGCATTGGAATTTACCGGTGAATGCATGGAGGTCTGGGGTGGCAATGGCTATGTCGAGACTGGCCCCATGGCGAGGTTATATCGTGAAGCGCCAGTCAACTCTATCTGGGAAGGCTCAGGTAATGTCATGTGCCTGGATGTACTGCGTGCGTTAGAAAGAGACCCGGAAGGCTTGCAATTGCTTCTGCAATTATGGAGCAATTCAACATCTGAGCGAGTCAGGCAAATGGTGGTGGAACTACAAACAGACTTGGCACTCGTAGAATTCAGAGAAATGAACGCCCGCCGTATTACCCAGAAACTGGTACTGACGGCACAGGCTTTTCTGATGGCAGAATATGCCGAAGAAGATATCGCTCTCGCCTTTATACAAAGCCGTGCAGATGCTGAATGTGGTCGTGTATATGGAAGCTTGCATGGACAGGTGAAGAGCGCTTTGCTGGACCGTATCATCGCCCGCTCATTCACTTACCAAAAAATCAATTAA
- a CDS encoding TetR/AcrR family transcriptional regulator, translating to MSETASPLKLRRKPVQQRSKMTQLAILDAFVRLLVEKSYADLTMRDIALVAGVGLGTLYEYFPGKKSIAAHCIHERMKNIGAQMRNWVELQHGQPLQDIVTDLLERIILLHADKTEEWSALIFLERQISNMEAYSALYGQVVDIWESAFAASSDRALYPDTSPAIVHAAVYGVLYQTLMLSPQSLQEPEFLAQMKNLVLGYLQITDQSARIR from the coding sequence ATGAGCGAGACTGCCAGCCCTTTGAAACTACGCCGCAAGCCAGTGCAGCAACGCTCAAAAATGACACAATTGGCAATCCTCGATGCCTTTGTTCGGCTTTTGGTCGAAAAAAGCTATGCCGATCTGACCATGCGCGATATCGCTTTGGTTGCTGGCGTAGGTCTGGGTACCTTGTATGAATACTTCCCTGGCAAGAAATCGATAGCGGCGCACTGCATCCATGAACGCATGAAGAATATAGGCGCGCAGATGCGCAACTGGGTAGAGTTGCAACACGGTCAGCCCTTGCAAGACATCGTCACGGATCTGCTGGAGCGCATCATACTCTTGCATGCCGACAAGACCGAGGAGTGGTCAGCCCTGATTTTCCTGGAGCGGCAAATTTCCAATATGGAAGCCTATAGCGCTTTGTATGGGCAGGTTGTTGATATCTGGGAATCTGCTTTTGCGGCAAGCTCAGACCGTGCGCTGTATCCCGATACCAGCCCGGCGATCGTCCATGCGGCTGTCTACGGTGTCCTGTATCAGACCCTGATGTTGTCCCCACAAAGCCTGCAAGAGCCTGAATTTCTTGCCCAGATGAAAAACTTGGTGTTGGGATATCTGCAAATCACTGATCAGAGTGCCCGAATAAGGTAA
- a CDS encoding DNA polymerase III subunit gamma/tau — protein sequence MSYQVLARKYRPKSFETLVGQEHVVRALSHALEQQRLHHAYLFTGTRGVGKTTLSRILAKSFNCETGITAHPCGVCEACTAIDAGRFVDYIEMDAASNRGVDEMASLLEQAIYAPSNARFKVYMIDEVHMLTNHAFNAMLKTLEEPPEHVKFILATTDPQKIPVTVLSRCLQFNLKQMPPGHIVGHLENILGQEQIEFELPALRLLAQGAHGSMRDALSLTDQAIAYAAGKVSLDAVQGMLGALDQSYLIRLLDALLAQDGKALLDVADEMAARSLSYKAALQDLGSLLHQIAVAQMVPAAVAEDIPEREQVLRLAQSFAKEEVQLFYQIAVHGRNELALAPDEYAGFSMTLLRMLAFKPVSGEQWAQPPAGTPPAGGRPALPVNHVNNQAPSQSAGRPGSAPAPGPAVVNVSGSAPLASAVQAVAPARVAAEVAKPVVQEKIDAPAPAPVPANGARVSPVMAALAAARAGAKGGTPARSAQFEAAPAPQVKAVIAPVALVAPVTPAATPTVKVAPPSAQPLVKPSQPVSAPAPLIAEQDMQSMGMDDMPPPWDEEMFFDAEPAKLAMQPRLIAPASAPIVQQEQAAQVEVAVLADAAAFAASVDQEPQAAAAEAVKPRESITLIADRLIANAPVPELNWDGHWPTLAASLPVRGVAQQMTQQSELVSCKQDGNAHVFRLRLPLATLLSSGSVEKLSAALTERFEKNIRVETEIGAVEHTANAQAVAEREVRQQQAEKSIQGDSFVQTLMREFGATIVTGSIRPV from the coding sequence ATGTCCTATCAAGTCCTCGCCCGAAAATATCGCCCCAAGAGTTTTGAAACTCTGGTGGGGCAAGAGCACGTGGTCCGTGCCTTATCGCATGCGCTAGAGCAGCAGCGGCTGCATCACGCCTATTTGTTTACCGGTACCCGTGGTGTCGGCAAGACGACGCTGTCACGTATCCTCGCCAAATCCTTTAACTGTGAGACCGGCATTACTGCCCATCCTTGCGGTGTTTGCGAAGCCTGTACGGCAATTGATGCCGGGCGCTTTGTTGACTATATAGAAATGGATGCCGCCTCTAACCGTGGTGTCGATGAAATGGCCTCGCTGCTCGAACAGGCGATTTATGCACCGTCCAATGCACGCTTTAAAGTCTATATGATAGACGAGGTGCACATGCTGACCAACCACGCTTTCAACGCCATGTTGAAAACGCTGGAAGAGCCGCCTGAGCACGTCAAATTCATTCTGGCAACGACAGACCCGCAGAAAATCCCTGTCACGGTCTTGTCACGTTGCCTGCAATTCAATCTCAAACAAATGCCGCCTGGCCACATCGTTGGCCATCTGGAAAACATTCTGGGACAAGAGCAAATCGAATTTGAATTGCCTGCCTTGCGTTTGCTGGCGCAGGGTGCCCATGGTTCCATGCGTGATGCCTTGTCGCTGACTGATCAGGCAATTGCCTATGCTGCCGGTAAAGTCAGCCTTGATGCCGTGCAAGGCATGCTGGGTGCGCTGGACCAGTCTTATCTGATACGTCTTCTGGATGCTTTGCTGGCCCAGGATGGCAAGGCCTTGCTGGATGTTGCCGACGAAATGGCAGCGCGCAGCCTGTCGTATAAAGCTGCCCTGCAAGACCTGGGTAGTTTGTTGCACCAGATCGCCGTGGCGCAAATGGTGCCTGCGGCAGTGGCAGAAGATATTCCCGAGCGTGAGCAGGTTTTGCGTCTGGCACAAAGCTTTGCCAAAGAAGAAGTACAGCTGTTTTATCAAATTGCAGTACATGGCCGTAACGAGCTGGCACTGGCTCCTGATGAATATGCAGGCTTCAGCATGACGCTGTTGCGCATGCTGGCGTTCAAACCTGTCAGTGGTGAGCAATGGGCGCAGCCGCCCGCCGGTACACCACCGGCTGGTGGGCGTCCGGCTTTGCCAGTGAATCATGTTAACAATCAGGCTCCCTCGCAAAGCGCTGGTCGTCCCGGTTCTGCTCCTGCTCCCGGTCCTGCAGTCGTAAATGTCAGTGGCTCCGCACCGCTCGCAAGCGCAGTACAGGCAGTTGCGCCTGCCAGAGTTGCTGCAGAAGTAGCGAAACCGGTAGTACAGGAAAAAATAGATGCGCCCGCACCAGCACCAGTGCCAGCTAATGGTGCCCGGGTAAGCCCTGTCATGGCGGCCCTGGCTGCTGCGCGTGCAGGTGCCAAGGGCGGTACGCCAGCCCGCTCTGCTCAGTTTGAAGCTGCGCCAGCACCACAAGTCAAGGCTGTGATTGCGCCCGTGGCCCTGGTCGCTCCGGTTACTCCGGCTGCCACGCCAACTGTCAAAGTCGCACCGCCGTCCGCACAGCCATTAGTCAAGCCTTCCCAGCCAGTGTCTGCGCCCGCGCCTTTGATTGCCGAGCAGGATATGCAATCCATGGGTATGGATGATATGCCGCCACCCTGGGATGAAGAAATGTTCTTCGATGCAGAGCCTGCAAAACTGGCGATGCAACCACGATTGATTGCTCCTGCTTCTGCCCCTATTGTGCAGCAGGAGCAAGCCGCGCAAGTTGAAGTGGCCGTGCTAGCTGATGCTGCTGCATTTGCTGCATCTGTTGACCAGGAACCGCAAGCCGCCGCTGCAGAAGCGGTCAAGCCTAGGGAATCGATCACCCTGATTGCTGATCGCCTGATCGCGAATGCGCCAGTCCCTGAGTTGAACTGGGATGGTCATTGGCCTACGCTGGCTGCCAGTTTGCCAGTGCGTGGTGTAGCGCAGCAAATGACACAGCAAAGTGAGCTGGTCAGTTGCAAGCAGGATGGTAATGCTCATGTGTTCCGCCTGCGCCTGCCTTTGGCGACTCTCCTGTCTTCGGGCAGTGTAGAAAAACTTAGTGCAGCCCTGACTGAGCGTTTTGAAAAAAACATACGGGTAGAAACCGAGATAGGTGCGGTTGAGCATACAGCCAACGCACAGGCTGTGGCTGAGCGTGAAGTGCGCCAGCAACAGGCAGAAAAATCCATACAGGGCGACAGTTTCGTGCAGACTTTGATGCGTGAATTTGGTGCCACTATCGTCACGGGTAGCATAAGGCCGGTCTGA
- a CDS encoding YbaB/EbfC family nucleoid-associated protein, translating to MMKNQLAGLMKQAQAMQDNMKKAQDQLGLVEVEGQAGAGLVKVVMTCKNDVKRVTIDPSLLGDDKDMLEDLVAAAFNDAVRKAEATSQEKMSALTAGMPLPPGFKMPF from the coding sequence ATGATGAAGAATCAATTAGCTGGCCTGATGAAACAAGCCCAGGCAATGCAGGACAATATGAAAAAAGCCCAGGATCAATTGGGCCTGGTAGAAGTAGAAGGCCAGGCTGGTGCTGGCTTGGTCAAGGTCGTCATGACCTGCAAGAATGATGTCAAGCGCGTTACCATCGATCCATCTCTGCTGGGTGATGACAAGGACATGCTGGAAGACCTGGTTGCTGCTGCATTCAATGATGCAGTACGCAAGGCAGAAGCCACTTCACAAGAAAAAATGTCCGCACTGACAGCTGGCATGCCTTTGCCACCCGGCTTCAAGATGCCATTCTGA
- the recR gene encoding recombination mediator RecR, whose translation MKKLGSLEALSEALRRLPGVGPKSAQRMAYHLLQHDREGAAILGMALTHAVERIQHCASCNTFSESEVCETCLDAVRDTSLLCVVETPSDQMMIEQTMTYKGLYFVLMGRLSPLDGIGPKDIHLEKLVSRATDGKVQEVVLATNFTNEGEATAHYISETLKARGLRVSRLARGVPVGGELEYVDAGTIARAMLDRRTT comes from the coding sequence GTGAAAAAACTCGGTAGTCTGGAAGCCTTGTCTGAGGCATTGCGCCGCTTACCCGGTGTTGGGCCAAAGTCTGCGCAGCGCATGGCTTATCACTTGCTGCAACATGACAGGGAAGGCGCCGCCATCCTTGGTATGGCGCTGACTCACGCGGTTGAGCGGATACAGCATTGTGCATCCTGCAATACCTTCAGCGAGAGCGAAGTCTGTGAAACCTGTCTGGATGCGGTGCGCGATACCAGCCTGCTGTGTGTGGTAGAAACACCCTCAGACCAGATGATGATAGAGCAGACCATGACCTACAAGGGTCTGTACTTTGTGCTCATGGGGCGGCTTTCTCCGCTTGATGGCATAGGCCCAAAAGACATACACCTGGAAAAGCTGGTCTCCAGGGCTACCGACGGTAAAGTGCAGGAGGTGGTGCTGGCCACCAATTTCACCAATGAAGGTGAGGCAACCGCGCATTACATCAGCGAAACGCTGAAGGCACGTGGCTTGCGGGTCAGCCGCCTGGCACGTGGTGTGCCGGTTGGTGGTGAGCTTGAATATGTGGATGCAGGCACGATTGCCCGCGCCATGCTGGATAGACGGACTACTTAA